The following nucleotide sequence is from Borrelia puertoricensis.
GATTTTAGGATTGGCAGGCTTAAAATTCGAGATTTGAATATGAAAACGAGTTTTGCTCAGGATCGTATCTATGTTAATTATTTATTAAGTTTTGTTAACAATAATTCTAAAATTTCATTAAAGGGTGATTTTAGTAAGGAAAATTTTAATCTTAATTTAGGTGTTAAAGAGTTTCCTATGCTTTTTTTGAAGGATGTTATTCCAGAAACTTTTATTACTAAAGTTATTCCGGAACATTTTTTGTCGGGTAAGTATTTAAATTTGACTTCAGATTTTGATTTAAATACTGTTGATTATACTAAAAGTAAGTTGAATAGTCTTAATTGTACTGTCTTATCAAAATTAGATAATTTTAATTTAATTCTTAATGCAAGTGGAGAGAAGAATATTTATAAGGTAAAATACTTTAATTATAGTAATGGGGATTATAATGTAAGTTCTAATTTTTTGATACAGTTGTTTGATGATAGTTTTAAGATAAATACTGAGTTTAATTATTTAAATAGAAATTATCCTTTGTATTTTGAGTTGAATTTTAAAAATAGGTATGCCAACTTGAAATTGTCACCTAGGTCGCGAGTCAGTTTAACTTATTCTGATTCATCTATAGTTTATTTTTTTGATATTAATGATTTTTGTCTTTATAATGGAGATTCTGAAATTTTGTTCAATGTTAATTCTTTAGGAAATTACCAAAGAATGAATGATGATTTAAATGTCAAAATTACCAAGTTTAAATTAGATAAGATTGCTGGTAATCCTGCTTATAATTTTAATTTTAGTTTTGAGGGTTTATATAAAGATAAACAATTTAGTCTTTCAAGTATTAGATTTGTAAATGGTGTTTCAAATTTACAAGGGCAAGGACATTTTAATTTAAATGATAAACTTAGTGGTAATTTGAACTTGTTTTCGCATATGAATTCAGAGCGTTATTTTTTTGGTGTTGATTCTAATGAAGATGGCAGTTATTTTGTTGGTAGATTTCAGGGATTCAATTTCAGTAATTTAAAATTCTTTTCTGTCTTAAATGGAAATATTAATGGTAACTTTATACTTAGTTTTAAAGATAGTGATTTATTTAATTATTCTCTTAATGCTTATCTTGAAACAAATGACCTGTTGTTAGTAGGTGTTCCTACACATTGCTCTTTGAATTTGGGATTGGTTGATAATAATCTTAATATTTATAATATAAATGCGAGTCAGAATAAAAGAAAAATTCTAACAGGTAATTTTAGATATGATATTAAGAATTCTATTGGAATTTCTAATTTGAATGTTAATGGCAAGCTTTTTTCTTCAAGGGTAAATGCAAGCTTTCAAAGATTTGAAAATAAAGCAGAAGAAGAATTTGGTATTTTAAAGAGTGAAACTGATGGAGAGATTGCTTTAAGAGATTTGAGATATAAAGATAAAGATCTTTCTGATCTTACAATTGAATTTAAAAATAACTCTGAAAGATTTATCATGTCATCAATTGAATATGATTTTATTAGTTGTTTATATGAATATAATTATGGTAATTTTGATATTAGGTTAAATGATTATTTGCCTTTTAGTTTTGTTGCATCAGGTAACATTTCTGGGAATAAAATTACTGGTAATATTCAAGACATTAAATTTGATTCAAAGTTAATTACAAAAGATTTATTGGGTTCAAAAACTTTTTTTAATATTAAAGAGCATTTTGTTCTGCATGATCTTAATGTGATTGGAATGTTGGATGTTGATGGTGATTTATATAATCCAAATCTTAATGGAGAGTTTGAAGTAGTACATGGTTTAATAAGTAGTGAATATTTAAAAATGTCTAGACAATATGGAAAGAGTAGAATTTTAGAATTAATTAATGTACCAGTTATTGTTAAAGATAATAATGTGATTATTGAGAACAAATTTAATTTAGACTATTATTCTGATGTCAATGTCGCTGCACATTTGAATCTGAACTTTTTAAGTGATAGTATTGTTGATTATTATAAGATAGATATTGGTGTTTCTGGTAGTTCTGGAGTACCTATTAAATTTGATAAAGTAACTATAAATTTTGTTGGACATGCTTCAGGTGATTTTTTTATTGAAGGTAATTCTGAAGAGATTATGTTTAGAGGGGATCTAAATGTTTCAAATGCTTGGATTTATTTACTTGAAAATTCGATTGTCGATCTATTAATAGATCCTTATAAGAGATCAAAAAAAGTTAGAGCATTTGATGTTAGCTCTAAGGGGTTAGATGTTGTTACAGATCTTAAAATTAATTTTGATAGTAATGTTGCTTTTCATTGGCCAGATAATAAAATTTCCTTCTTGAATGCTATTATTGCAAGAGGGAATACGCTTGAGGTTAAATCTGATACTAAAACGGATGATTTTATCCTTAAGGGAGATTTAAATGTTGCAAGTGGTTCTTTCAATTATCATAATAAACAATTTGTTTTCAGGGGAGGGGCATATATATCTTTTAATGAAAATAAGAGCAAATTTGATCCGTGGGTAAAGGCAGAGGCTACAAATATGATTAAAGATGGTAATGAAAATTTGTTAATAACAATGAGCATAGATGGTCCTTTGAGTTTGTGGAATTTTAGTTTTTCATCTTATCCTGTGCGAACTGAGCAAGAGATCAAATATCTTTTATCAAGTGCAATAATTGGGGGTGAACATGGACTACAATCAGCAGGAACAAATACAGCTGAGATGGCACTTGGGTTAGCTAGTGATATTCTTGTTGATCTGATAGTACAACCTATTGAAGATTATATACGTTCTGTATTAAAATTAGACCTATTGAGTATAAAAACAGATATATTAAGGAACGCTATTGGTATCTTGGGTAGTACAACAACTTTTGCAGGTGTTCTTGATAAAACAAATGTTAAAGTGGGTAAATATATTATTGATGGTGTTTTTGCTAAGGCGGGATTTGGATTTTTAAAAGAAGAAGTAACACCATTATCTCAGAATTTAAATTTTAGTATTAATTTTGGTCTTGAACTTGATTCACCGTTTTTCTTTGTTGATTATATTTTTGATTATAATTTTATGAAACATGGTCACGGAATAGGAAATCAAATATCTATTTTTTGGAAATTTAAATACTGAGTTATGTGAGGGATGTGGGGTGCATTTATTTAGAATCTTTATTGTTGTGTTTTTGTTCTTTTTTGTATTTAATTTAGTGTATTCTCAAGAAAACTATAAGGGTAAGGTGATAAAAAGTATTGATTTTAATGGGCTTAAGAATATAAGAGAAAATGACTTTGGCTCTATTTTAAATGCTTATTTGGGAAAAGCTTATTCTGATGAACTTTTTGATAGGTTGCA
It contains:
- a CDS encoding translocation/assembly module TamB domain-containing protein, translating into MNLFFIRNKIALSFIFSMIVFVSILVIFIVFIQAQVYSAKFFIMSYLESKTGFKIKYDKIAPYFLSSIKIDNLELSLNDKDTILMNTVKVNLDLFKLLLGDKNIILDVFVRGSTLNFDLNDFKFLNPQSSHSHTLKLDDDSTSHAMFGKMFNLFDSLHVHLEDINMNFRLISDKFLKFQIKSFALKTIDDDFLFSFIVDFSSIAVLNPDVSHENILDSTFYFEGKFKKELEDGYINFSFLKLHTSYFDLLEQGFQINYSKGNIEIFNILRENLDFDLRYDFNKKFLRLDVLFFDVNLVNWISFNKNLSDYKDYLDTNLNGQLAFSYDFKDKDLRYAFLLNSSSNANMVNKEIQGLKVQIKGNESVVDVQNAFVKLKRGFIGYKGYYSLKDLVPIGRLDFRSAKIFNFKDINGHLNFSKINQNFCVRSDDFRIGRLKIRDLNMKTSFAQDRIYVNYLLSFVNNNSKISLKGDFSKENFNLNLGVKEFPMLFLKDVIPETFITKVIPEHFLSGKYLNLTSDFDLNTVDYTKSKLNSLNCTVLSKLDNFNLILNASGEKNIYKVKYFNYSNGDYNVSSNFLIQLFDDSFKINTEFNYLNRNYPLYFELNFKNRYANLKLSPRSRVSLTYSDSSIVYFFDINDFCLYNGDSEILFNVNSLGNYQRMNDDLNVKITKFKLDKIAGNPAYNFNFSFEGLYKDKQFSLSSIRFVNGVSNLQGQGHFNLNDKLSGNLNLFSHMNSERYFFGVDSNEDGSYFVGRFQGFNFSNLKFFSVLNGNINGNFILSFKDSDLFNYSLNAYLETNDLLLVGVPTHCSLNLGLVDNNLNIYNINASQNKRKILTGNFRYDIKNSIGISNLNVNGKLFSSRVNASFQRFENKAEEEFGILKSETDGEIALRDLRYKDKDLSDLTIEFKNNSERFIMSSIEYDFISCLYEYNYGNFDIRLNDYLPFSFVASGNISGNKITGNIQDIKFDSKLITKDLLGSKTFFNIKEHFVLHDLNVIGMLDVDGDLYNPNLNGEFEVVHGLISSEYLKMSRQYGKSRILELINVPVIVKDNNVIIENKFNLDYYSDVNVAAHLNLNFLSDSIVDYYKIDIGVSGSSGVPIKFDKVTINFVGHASGDFFIEGNSEEIMFRGDLNVSNAWIYLLENSIVDLLIDPYKRSKKVRAFDVSSKGLDVVTDLKINFDSNVAFHWPDNKISFLNAIIARGNTLEVKSDTKTDDFILKGDLNVASGSFNYHNKQFVFRGGAYISFNENKSKFDPWVKAEATNMIKDGNENLLITMSIDGPLSLWNFSFSSYPVRTEQEIKYLLSSAIIGGEHGLQSAGTNTAEMALGLASDILVDLIVQPIEDYIRSVLKLDLLSIKTDILRNAIGILGSTTTFAGVLDKTNVKVGKYIIDGVFAKAGFGFLKEEVTPLSQNLNFSINFGLELDSPFFFVDYIFDYNFMKHGHGIGNQISIFWKFKY